The genomic DNA atggccacatccaagcaattcatttaagaaagcaatattgctacttgacatttatttgtattgcgcgcttacttatatatgcgcaaatgtcaaattgcaatattgcttttttagacgaattgtttTAATCTGTTAaaatgtaagctcttcttgtgtcagcaaactctacaataaaacgtagtaaatattagtaaatattagtaacatacccagttttaatcagtaaatgttgaGTActacaaatatcactcttattacagaaaccaaatattattactacaaattataataagaaatattatacaaaagaatacagcaactagtctTTCAGTGTTttgcttctctcgacaataatcgtcttcacttgtttttctcttcgtagtcccagacggaacacccgccaaaacgtttttctcttaaaaagtgacgtaacgttccttttttgaaattgccaacacttggtcttccccttcctctcttgccTTGTATAtgtcccttctatgatgtttttattaaattcgccgtgtcttattaagtgtccaatcatcttgcctcttctgtcctcgatAACTGCGGTAATAATGGTCATTTTTATTATTCCAGGCTTAGTAGCAGACTGCAACACGATACTGTACACAGACTTGCAAGTGAAGCGTGAAGACGAGATCGAACTCATTGACTGTTACAGCGGCCTCACCATCGACAGTGCTGACATACCAGCCAACTTCAAATGCATGTCTCTTGACAACGCTTCCCCCATCAGCTTCAACATAACCGTCACCAACACAAGCAATAGTAGCAACATCCTCTTCAGAGTACAAGCGCTTTCTTTACCAACAGAGGAGGAGTATCTGATAACCTGCGCGTTCGATCCGAAACTCAACAACATTCAAACAATAACGTTCATCCCAAATCCAATCTCCTGGCATTACATCCAAGTGGAACCAATTCAGAACACTTCCAAATACGCCGATTGTGAGTCATACTACTACAGAACGGATATCGAAGAAACTGACAACCATACCGTTCTGGATCTTATGAGAGATGACAAAGGTCGATTCTTTACATTCGAATACGGACTGCCCACAACAGACGTTCAAGATGCAACAAGTCTTATCAACATTACTTCCAACGAAATTAAATCAGTAAGGTTCAAAGTAAACCAGTTTATTGATATTGGAGGCAACCTAGCGATAGAAGCAAGTTTGCTAATGAGCTTGAAATACTACATGGGATACAGAAGGGAGATGAAAAAAGGTGCTTTACTTGGCTTCACGCAGGAAAACCAGTTCTATAGAGCCGTCATTTGTTTAGACATCGGTCACACCAGTATACCTTTAGAAACTGGCCATTGTAAGTACAATGATAAAGTTAAACCTGCGCTCTTCGTCCTAAACAGTACGGATTCAGAGTCTATTTATGAGAAAACTATTATTCCGTATCCTGATAGCGGGACGTGGTATTTGACGTCAAGACTTTTCTGCGACGAAGTAGTGTGTCCTTGTAGAACCTCACATAACGGGACCAAGTATTACGTGGATGCTGAAGCGGCTGACAAAGAAGGGGAGAATCTTTCTGGGGAGTTTACGAACTACACAAGAGAAGGAGAGACTAATTGTAATGCTACCCTGGTGCTGTCGATATCGTCGACGTCTTGCTTGAACGGGCGGTGCAGTAATCATGGCAATTGTCTGCTGAACACGTTTGGAGGACTGGTTATGTCATTTTGTTCGTGTTCCGCCGGATACGGAGGTGAGATTTCAATTTGTTACATAGCAAAATTGTAGTCAATTTACTAAAGAATGCGCCAAGTATTTATAAAATGAGTCCACCAAAGtttccataaaaataattatgtatataaatgcaTGATGCTTTTCAAGAAACATAGTAAAGCATCGCATCGGACTTGACTTGACTAGATCGGAATGACAcctttataagtattttttcttgTATAATTCCAGGTTGGGACTGCTCAGACGACTCAAGGATGGACAGCAGGATGTACATGTTGATCGCCGTGCTGCTCCTGACACTGAGCAACCTTCTCTTCTTCATCTCCATATACGTCGCCATCATCCGCCTCTACTACACCGAAGCCATGATGTATGCCTTTACCATGGTCTTTTCAACCTTCTACCATGCGTGCGACGCGCCTGCGCAAGTAGCCTACTGCATCACCAGAGGTAATATCCTCCAATTTGGCGACTTCTACTGCGGTATCATGTCTTTCTGGGTGACACTCCTCGCCATGAGCGTTATTGGAGACAAACTGAGGTCGTCCTTTCAGCTCATAGGAGCTATCGTCATAGCACTTCTGACCACTTGGAACATGCACTCCTTTGTTGCGTTTATGCTCCCGGTAGCAGTAGGAGTGTTCGTACTCCTGCTGTCCTGGTTTCTGGACTACAGAAAGACGCGCAGTATGAGCTACCACAGGTCGTATTACACCAGACATTTGCCGTTCGGTATAGCGCTCGTGTCTGTCGGCTTAATCTGCTACGCGTTCTTGCAAACTgaacaaaattacaaaattatacattCTATTTGGCATGCGATTATTGCATTAAGCGTGGTGTTTTTACTACCAGATGTGAAGAGGGAGGGTAGCCCCAATCCGTTCCTTCCAAGCTCCAACTATTGTAAGTTACCGTTCCGTAGAATTTTCAGTCGATCTCCAGCCCCCGCAACGCCAGGGAACCAATCATAGGACATAATCTGGTGCAAATATTCAGAATCGAATGAAGTAATATTTGACGTTGAGAGTGAAGTGAACAAATTATGATTAATGACAATTTTTAAtgttaaatattactttattgatTAGTCAACGATAGATCGTTTGTTATTGCTGTGTCAACGTTATATTCAATGGCGCACCAGACAATTTAAGCGCAACAAACGAACGTTtggatacttatttttttatgactatTGCCACAGGCATGTATAATCTTTCATTATACTTATCTTAATGACAAATATGGCACCCTAACGTCATAGTCATCACTATTTTACGTTTCATAGGACTGGAAATTATACCGTTTTAActtaacctgcagatttgacaggtccagttttttacagaagcgactgcctgtccaaTTACagtttaagtcacatacctcagaaaacATATTTTCGGTTataatgtaggtttcctcaggatgttgtccttcaccgctaagcacatgataattatttaagatctaaatatgaattcgaaatcaaaatctaaactcattggtttaggccgcgctagatttgaacctgcgagcCCACAATGAGAGCcaagcgtttttccaactaAGCTACAACAGCTCAAAGTAAACTaaggtcattcattcattaaattTATAAAGTATATTAGGACAAGTCCAAAAAAGGATAATAAAAGGTCGCCATACCAAAAAGTCGCCGATTTAAATTTTACTGCATAATTTCCATATTATGTCCTGTTGTGGTATACAAAGTGTCTGGTCCGCCATTGTAGTAGAACCACAGGATAGCAATTTGTACCTACTCTATCTATCGTTGtgcatatatttgacatttgtttgcattgcgcacttactacgcatatcaaattgcaatattgctttcttagatgaattccttcgatgtggccattttaaccagtTCACAGCAATTAgtttaaatatttcaataaaatgacattttacaatcgtctcaatgcgcggtaaaagTTTGATCTGTcaaaaagtaggtacgtaaactAGAGTTGTGACTGTGACGTTCATtaacatagtgatgtatcagtcgatattaggttgatcgattattttctatctaacaattgTTTacttgcaaataaatatatttttttctggatTGAAGCTAGCTTGTCTGCATctaggttttgttaacaaaaatctcaTCCGAATGTGTTTTTTCGAAAAGGCGTTTACGTAGGTTTTACTATAAAGCGACGATATTATATTTAGTGTATAAGATATAAATGTTATTTCATTTAGTAGCTATCTGCTAGTCAACTGTTAGTCCGAAAAGTACAGacattgttttgtgttttttttttacagaaagtgGTGTTATCTCTATAGtataagattattatttttttgtgacaaGGTAGCGATGTGACAATAGATATTTATCAGGGTTAGATTATCGCTGAAGTACATTTGTTACAAATTGATGTATTATCGAAATGTTGATAAATGACCGATATGTCGATGTTTATTGTAATTAGAGTCTGACCGAAGATATAAAACTAATCGAGTTTTTAGGATGTTTCCCATTTGTCCGATCGTACGACCGGTCAATCGACCTAGTGAGACTTTATTCTTGTTCGTCATGCTAATCTAACAAACGGAAAAGGGGTTTTCCCGTGCGTCCGATCGTACGACCGATCAATCGACCTAGTGAGACTTTATTCTCGTTCGTCATACTAATCTAACAAATGGGAAAGGATGTTTTCCGTTCGTTCTATTTAACGAGTATTATGATAGAAACTACTAGGCGTATATTTTTGGTCCGCTTTTACCGGTTATTTTGGAACCCTGTTAAAAGTAATGTCTATATAGTCACACAATCAAAGAAGACTGCAAAATTTAAGGATTTGTTTAATAGATTTAAAGACGTGGCGActaacaacataatatacatgTAGGTAATGTCCTAGAGATTTTATAATCTGACCATTTACATATTGAAATGTATTTTCAAAATCCATCATAATTTCTATACGCGTAAAGCTATTAATAAGAAAACACGTCTTGATCAAGAAAACCCTTATGTGATGAGATTTTACCAAAAATATTACTAATTAAGTTGtagataaaattaatttgtctTAAAAGAAAGGAATTTtgcaaagtatatttttacgaCTGTACTTATACTCTATTACGATGTGATGATGGCTGTAACATGATAATATGATGTTTCTTTTGCATTTGGCTGTAA from Pectinophora gossypiella chromosome 18, ilPecGoss1.1, whole genome shotgun sequence includes the following:
- the LOC126375248 gene encoding post-GPI attachment to proteins factor 6 gives rise to the protein MRVYFLLLCVYSVASVSDKESELESKRRTVLEQLTKTRTVLLDGYHLVTRQIATDVHMFRSYRTVSVIFYPIMRDVTDARFTFQSEELHLNNIGSCEPQDVVINIKRASYPAVNPDGYDFPKDFLDPASRDKIHTIEIYSDGKNRTHSIKNPRPGNWYALVYIKWEDPRTQKVEQQGLVADCNTILYTDLQVKREDEIELIDCYSGLTIDSADIPANFKCMSLDNASPISFNITVTNTSNSSNILFRVQALSLPTEEEYLITCAFDPKLNNIQTITFIPNPISWHYIQVEPIQNTSKYADCESYYYRTDIEETDNHTVLDLMRDDKGRFFTFEYGLPTTDVQDATSLINITSNEIKSVRFKVNQFIDIGGNLAIEASLLMSLKYYMGYRREMKKGALLGFTQENQFYRAVICLDIGHTSIPLETGHCKYNDKVKPALFVLNSTDSESIYEKTIIPYPDSGTWYLTSRLFCDEVVCPCRTSHNGTKYYVDAEAADKEGENLSGEFTNYTREGETNCNATLVLSISSTSCLNGRCSNHGNCLLNTFGGLVMSFCSCSAGYGGWDCSDDSRMDSRMYMLIAVLLLTLSNLLFFISIYVAIIRLYYTEAMMYAFTMVFSTFYHACDAPAQVAYCITRGNILQFGDFYCGIMSFWVTLLAMSVIGDKLRSSFQLIGAIVIALLTTWNMHSFVAFMLPVAVGVFVLLLSWFLDYRKTRSMSYHRSYYTRHLPFGIALVSVGLICYAFLQTEQNYKIIHSIWHAIIALSVVFLLPDVKREGSPNPFLPSSNYCKLPFRRIFSRSPAPATPGNQS